The following proteins are encoded in a genomic region of ANME-2 cluster archaeon:
- a CDS encoding RnfABCDGE type electron transport complex subunit C, with amino-acid sequence MTEEVKEKNSLEDVQDSRNQVVIPLLQHRGVKCEPLVSVGDKVIIGQKIGNVDHDLGAPVHSSVSGDVVAIRDHAHPVCGKMQSVIITYDKIGNTPKFKGNKSANKAEILDRIKESGIIDLDGNSLYFKLNSGKMIDTVLINLTNEGDLFSNFTSENIPKIVSGLKLLLKVSGASKGAFVVGMNDVRTNSALKAELGEDNDVSIFQVKRVYSPTMLNLLAKEMTGMRVPNTGTPADVGVLISSAYGAMAVSEAVLEGIPPIKVNVMVSGAVKQPGVKRVIVGTSFREAIESCGGYIGKPGKIIVNDVMTGTAQFTDEVPVTKATTRIVVQSENEVLKDKTGPCVHCARCVDVCPVNILPGFIASYADIGRYNECDKLHVQSCIECGMCSNVCPSKRHLVQLIRYAKHALLKSFMIMQEKESPNLKLGCTSCNSPCHMGAPMILVEGK; translated from the coding sequence ATGACAGAAGAAGTGAAAGAAAAAAATTCACTGGAAGATGTACAAGATTCACGCAATCAGGTTGTAATACCGCTTCTTCAACACAGGGGTGTAAAATGCGAACCACTGGTAAGTGTGGGGGATAAAGTAATAATCGGTCAAAAGATTGGAAATGTAGACCATGACCTGGGTGCTCCGGTCCATTCAAGTGTTTCAGGAGATGTTGTAGCGATCAGAGATCATGCACATCCTGTATGTGGTAAAATGCAGAGTGTGATTATAACATATGATAAAATTGGTAATACTCCTAAATTCAAAGGTAATAAATCCGCCAATAAAGCTGAAATACTCGATAGAATTAAAGAGTCCGGTATAATTGACCTGGATGGAAATTCTCTTTATTTTAAACTCAATAGTGGAAAAATGATTGATACCGTATTGATAAACCTGACTAATGAAGGTGATTTATTCAGTAATTTCACGTCAGAGAATATCCCTAAGATAGTCAGCGGGCTGAAACTCTTGCTCAAAGTTTCAGGTGCCAGCAAAGGAGCGTTCGTTGTTGGAATGAATGATGTGAGGACGAATTCAGCTCTCAAGGCCGAACTGGGTGAAGATAACGATGTTAGCATATTCCAGGTAAAGAGGGTATATTCTCCCACCATGCTCAATCTTTTGGCAAAGGAGATGACGGGTATGAGAGTCCCCAATACTGGCACACCGGCAGACGTGGGTGTGCTCATTTCCAGTGCTTATGGTGCAATGGCCGTGAGTGAAGCAGTACTTGAAGGTATTCCTCCTATCAAAGTCAATGTAATGGTCTCTGGTGCAGTGAAACAACCTGGCGTCAAAAGGGTGATCGTTGGGACCAGCTTCAGGGAAGCTATCGAATCTTGTGGGGGATATATTGGTAAACCTGGTAAGATCATAGTTAACGATGTCATGACAGGCACGGCGCAATTCACCGATGAAGTGCCGGTCACAAAAGCCACAACCAGGATAGTTGTGCAGTCAGAAAATGAAGTGTTGAAGGATAAAACAGGCCCCTGCGTTCATTGTGCCAGGTGCGTGGACGTTTGTCCCGTAAATATCCTCCCAGGGTTTATAGCATCTTACGCAGATATTGGCAGGTACAATGAATGCGATAAACTTCATGTACAAAGTTGTATAGAATGCGGTATGTGTTCAAATGTGTGCCCATCCAAGCGACATCTGGTACAGTTGATACGGTATGCAAAACACGCCTTGTTAAAGTCATTCATGATAATGCAGGAAAAAGAATCGCCTAACCTGAAACTGGGATGTACTTCATGTAATAGCCCCTGTCACATGGGTGCACCAATGATATTGGTGGAGGGGAAATAA
- a CDS encoding methanogenesis multiheme c-type cytochrome, which produces MKMRTLSIIIILTALAVIFFGNLSYNNYQAQASHYIKGNLWDENTCGGCHPGSYDDTNNSYHVLGDTGYVAVNDWSPLHINLIEEDYSDELARSWGIREPESANLNLAVNSTDNVIGFLTSDCRVCHLKGEVDFDWSQLLEASSGKIKDDSETFDDVFLGKPSDAVCADRCHRIEVPVRAVMWSGDDYAEYDAHANASVSCIECHTTQNHQIGRNRTIDSMNPDVYPMQQCIDCHFEVNHGMYADAHLVNVSCESCHIPMLKGGQLPGGAPLLSVDWTGGNRVNEYRTEDFQPVLAWFNGTVEGIPYPSHRNDSGVFLKPLNVIKVSWWDDGNDEEIVQDPDNSSRWGTPIILSHVRKADIDNDGNVTISEMRSFDAEKDGAPDYPYAVIRNRDVYYSISHNIISNASDNAMGLTALWCVDCHGNTSRIDWPLLGYETDPAETDPPTNFSSYNVTVEIVPLRPKPEEIEHEPQLPVDLFGLDG; this is translated from the coding sequence ATGAAAATGCGCACACTCTCAATTATAATTATTCTCACTGCATTGGCAGTGATATTCTTTGGCAATCTTAGTTATAACAATTACCAGGCTCAGGCCTCTCATTACATAAAAGGTAATCTGTGGGATGAAAACACCTGTGGCGGCTGCCATCCGGGATCCTATGACGATACAAATAACTCATACCATGTATTGGGTGATACCGGGTATGTAGCAGTTAATGATTGGTCTCCTCTTCACATTAACTTGATCGAAGAGGATTATTCGGATGAACTGGCCAGGAGTTGGGGTATTCGGGAACCTGAAAGTGCCAATCTCAACTTGGCAGTTAACAGTACTGATAATGTAATCGGTTTTCTTACTTCTGATTGCAGGGTCTGCCATCTGAAAGGGGAGGTTGATTTTGATTGGTCCCAGTTGCTTGAAGCGTCATCAGGTAAGATAAAGGATGATTCGGAAACATTTGATGATGTATTCCTGGGCAAACCTTCAGACGCGGTATGTGCCGACCGCTGCCACAGGATAGAGGTTCCCGTACGGGCCGTAATGTGGTCCGGTGACGACTATGCTGAATATGATGCCCACGCTAATGCAAGTGTAAGCTGTATAGAGTGTCATACCACACAGAATCACCAGATAGGCCGGAACAGGACCATTGACAGTATGAATCCTGATGTATATCCTATGCAGCAGTGTATAGATTGTCATTTCGAAGTCAATCATGGCATGTATGCAGATGCCCATCTGGTAAATGTGTCATGCGAGTCATGCCACATCCCAATGTTGAAAGGAGGTCAGTTACCAGGTGGTGCCCCGTTACTTTCTGTAGATTGGACCGGCGGTAACAGGGTAAATGAATACAGGACCGAGGATTTCCAGCCAGTTCTAGCATGGTTTAACGGTACCGTGGAGGGAATTCCTTATCCATCTCACCGAAATGATTCGGGAGTCTTCCTGAAGCCATTAAACGTCATTAAAGTATCATGGTGGGACGATGGCAATGATGAGGAAATTGTACAGGACCCGGATAACAGTTCAAGGTGGGGTACCCCCATTATTCTTTCACATGTGAGGAAAGCCGATATTGATAATGATGGTAATGTGACTATCTCTGAGATGAGGTCATTTGATGCAGAAAAGGATGGAGCACCCGATTATCCGTATGCAGTAATAAGAAACAGGGATGTATATTATTCAATCAGCCATAATATCATTTCCAACGCCAGTGATAATGCTATGGGACTTACTGCACTGTGGTGTGTTGATTGTCACGGTAATACCTCCAGGATAGACTGGCCACTCCTTGGATATGAAACAGACCCGGCAGAAACTGACCCGCCGACTAATTTTTCATCGTATAATGTTACCGTGGAGATTGTTCCTCTGAGACCAAAACCCGAAGAGATTGAGCATGAACCTCAGTTACCCGTTGACCTGTTTGGTTTGGATGGTTAG
- a CDS encoding electron transport complex subunit E, with translation MTIKGEYLRGIIKDNPIFGLVLGLCPTLAVTTSVENAIGMAGAAMFVLLGSNIMISALRKHIPPITRLPMFIIIICTFVTIIDLVMEAYTPPLYRALGIFIPLIVVNCIIIGRAEAYANRNTVKFSIIDALGIGTGFLLVLVLIGAIRELLGTGMIVLFGLQIVSIPINPATFMILPGGAFMTIGVLMAMVNYGRIRKLREV, from the coding sequence ATGACAATCAAAGGTGAATATCTAAGAGGAATTATAAAAGATAATCCAATTTTTGGACTGGTCCTGGGACTTTGTCCCACCCTTGCAGTTACGACATCAGTTGAGAATGCCATAGGCATGGCAGGAGCTGCTATGTTTGTCCTGCTTGGTTCAAATATCATGATATCAGCATTGAGAAAACATATTCCACCGATAACCCGCTTGCCCATGTTTATTATAATAATATGCACATTTGTTACGATTATTGATCTGGTCATGGAGGCATATACTCCACCTTTATACAGGGCACTGGGTATCTTTATTCCCCTTATTGTGGTCAACTGTATTATTATTGGTCGTGCAGAAGCATACGCCAACAGGAATACGGTGAAATTCTCAATTATTGATGCTTTAGGGATAGGTACAGGATTCTTACTTGTACTGGTATTAATTGGTGCGATCAGGGAACTCCTGGGTACAGGAATGATAGTCCTGTTTGGATTACAAATAGTAAGTATTCCCATAAACCCGGCGACATTCATGATCCTCCCTGGTGGAGCTTTCATGACTATAGGAGTATTGATGGCAATGGTCAATTACGGGCGTATCAGAAAATTGAGGGAGGTGTGA
- a CDS encoding RnfABCDGE type electron transport complex subunit A, giving the protein MDSLFAIAINGIFVKNFLLVQFLGLCSFLGVSKETKSAAGMSAAVLFVMIMASTAAFLIFSYVLQPLGLTFLSTISFIIIIAALVQLVEFIIRKHSPPLYRSLGIFLPLITTNCAILGVVVLNVRLEYGFVQSVFYGFTAGLGYTMVMLLMSAIRERINILHVPASIQGLPHAFFITTLLSMAFVNFFGVIPT; this is encoded by the coding sequence ATGGACTCGTTATTTGCCATAGCTATAAACGGGATTTTTGTCAAGAACTTCCTGCTGGTCCAGTTCCTGGGATTGTGTTCATTCCTGGGTGTATCAAAAGAGACAAAGAGCGCAGCCGGTATGTCTGCAGCGGTATTATTTGTAATGATAATGGCATCTACAGCTGCATTTCTCATATTCTCTTATGTATTGCAACCGCTTGGATTAACGTTCCTGTCGACAATAAGTTTTATTATCATAATTGCGGCTCTTGTGCAACTGGTGGAATTTATCATCCGTAAACACAGCCCTCCACTGTATCGTTCACTGGGAATATTTCTCCCCCTGATAACTACCAACTGTGCTATCCTGGGTGTTGTGGTACTCAATGTAAGACTTGAATATGGATTTGTACAGAGTGTTTTCTATGGTTTTACTGCCGGTCTTGGATATACCATGGTCATGTTACTCATGTCTGCTATCAGGGAAAGAATTAACATTCTTCATGTACCTGCATCTATCCAGGGATTACCCCATGCATTCTTTATTACCACATTGCTTTCCATGGCTTTTGTGAATTTCTTCGGAGTGATACCTACATGA
- a CDS encoding cytochrome b/b6 domain-containing protein, whose amino-acid sequence MILFGVLQYINFQSSPEKVIPYGTPEILWVNSIIKLVVALGTIGLFSITLIMHRKFMKSEGQHHEDKKAIKRASLIERFSPIQIIVHAVTGISILILYFTGIPLLYPEHLGWITDMIVLSRNMFLHRLAGLGLLSAAIYYLLYTVQYIKDVDKDFTKNIIPTPMDVKSAISDLMLVLGKKSKKYESHKFNWLEKVDIWSVAVFDGLIMCVTGVIIWAPWLFSSFLSPSYILSINVLHGGFAVLSLCGILLHFYVVHLTPHRFPMDFSIFTGTVPLKEAEEEYPLWVKEVGDKS is encoded by the coding sequence TTGATACTTTTTGGTGTTTTACAGTATATTAATTTCCAGTCATCCCCTGAAAAGGTTATTCCTTATGGTACACCTGAAATACTCTGGGTAAATAGTATAATCAAACTGGTGGTTGCTTTAGGTACTATTGGCCTTTTTTCTATAACATTGATAATGCACCGCAAATTCATGAAATCCGAAGGTCAGCATCATGAGGACAAGAAGGCCATAAAAAGAGCTTCTCTTATCGAACGTTTCTCTCCAATCCAGATAATTGTCCATGCAGTTACCGGGATTTCCATTTTGATCCTTTATTTTACCGGTATTCCCCTGCTGTATCCCGAACATCTTGGATGGATTACAGATATGATCGTACTGTCAAGAAACATGTTCTTACATAGATTGGCAGGATTGGGATTGTTATCTGCTGCAATATACTATCTGTTGTACACAGTCCAGTATATTAAGGACGTGGACAAGGATTTTACCAAAAACATCATTCCTACGCCTATGGATGTTAAAAGTGCCATTTCTGACTTAATGCTTGTTTTGGGTAAGAAGAGCAAAAAGTACGAGTCACATAAATTCAACTGGCTTGAAAAGGTGGATATCTGGAGTGTGGCAGTTTTCGACGGACTGATAATGTGTGTAACAGGCGTCATAATATGGGCGCCGTGGTTGTTCTCATCCTTCCTGTCTCCTTCGTATATACTGAGTATCAATGTGTTACATGGCGGGTTTGCTGTGTTAAGCCTATGCGGTATATTGCTGCACTTCTATGTTGTACATCTTACTCCGCATAGGTTCCCCATGGACTTCAGTATTTTTACCGGTACTGTACCTTTGAAGGAAGCTGAGGAAGAATATCCACTATGGGTAAAAGAAGTAGGTGATAAATCATGA
- a CDS encoding RnfABCDGE type electron transport complex subunit D, with translation MKLAVSHPPHIKCNVTIASINVTKIAVLVPVSLISMYVFGVYALAVILASVLAAILTEVAIQKFQKQELTIHDGDAALIGLILALMLPPTVPLWIPVMGAFFAVALVKHAFGGLGSTLFNPAIAALVFLNMSWTALLAVDSVPHITQYSDLILELGAGRLVEVSPIALIGVLYLIRRKYIDWRISLSYLLTTIVLAVVLGEALSYVITGLLLLSVFFLATDPTTSPVTKDGRIVYGIMCGILTIMYGYFSYNYGLGAVYTVFFANAVSPFIEKNTYPKPVDEVMV, from the coding sequence ATGAAACTTGCAGTATCCCATCCTCCACACATAAAATGTAATGTTACTATTGCATCAATTAATGTTACCAAGATAGCAGTACTTGTTCCGGTCAGCCTGATATCAATGTATGTATTTGGGGTATATGCTCTGGCTGTAATACTGGCAAGTGTCCTGGCAGCCATCCTCACTGAAGTTGCTATACAGAAATTCCAGAAACAGGAATTGACCATTCATGATGGTGATGCAGCATTGATAGGCCTGATACTTGCATTAATGCTTCCGCCTACCGTTCCATTGTGGATACCAGTAATGGGGGCATTTTTTGCCGTTGCACTTGTCAAACATGCATTTGGCGGATTAGGGTCTACATTATTCAATCCTGCAATAGCAGCTCTGGTTTTTTTAAATATGTCCTGGACTGCGTTATTAGCTGTAGATTCTGTACCCCATATAACCCAGTATTCTGATCTCATACTTGAACTGGGTGCAGGGAGGCTGGTTGAGGTTTCACCAATTGCCCTTATCGGTGTGTTATACCTGATACGCAGGAAATACATTGATTGGCGCATTTCACTGTCATACCTGTTGACCACGATTGTACTTGCAGTGGTATTAGGTGAGGCCCTTTCCTATGTTATCACCGGATTATTGCTGCTGAGCGTGTTCTTCCTGGCTACTGATCCCACCACATCCCCTGTCACAAAGGATGGCAGGATCGTCTATGGTATAATGTGTGGAATATTGACAATAATGTACGGTTATTTCAGTTATAATTATGGACTGGGAGCAGTATACACTGTTTTCTTTGCCAATGCTGTATCCCCATTTATTGAAAAAAATACCTATCCAAAGCCTGTTGATGAGGTGATGGTATGA
- a CDS encoding FMN-binding protein: MKLDKEYMSALAKLVLLSVIAAAILGAVYIPTQVQLKIYQEEQRQLALREVMPGAVSFEQVLSGEETLYYRALDENNNLIGYSFFRDQSGSQSVITVAGGIDTNFTVTGIKIMTHAETPGLGAKIVESWFSEQFKGVEESKLLLSKKGGSIDAITGATISSQAVIDAIQYKVDEIQKMEK; encoded by the coding sequence ATGAAACTGGACAAGGAATACATGTCAGCACTGGCAAAACTGGTGTTATTATCGGTAATTGCAGCAGCTATACTTGGTGCAGTTTATATCCCCACACAGGTGCAGCTAAAGATCTACCAGGAGGAGCAAAGACAACTGGCACTTCGGGAAGTAATGCCAGGGGCAGTCAGTTTTGAACAGGTATTATCAGGAGAGGAAACACTTTATTATCGTGCTCTTGATGAGAACAATAACCTGATAGGATATTCTTTTTTCAGGGACCAGAGCGGTTCCCAGAGCGTGATCACGGTTGCCGGGGGAATTGATACTAATTTCACAGTTACCGGAATTAAGATTATGACCCATGCTGAAACTCCCGGGCTCGGTGCGAAAATTGTTGAGTCGTGGTTTAGTGAACAGTTCAAAGGAGTGGAAGAGTCCAAACTACTGCTTTCTAAGAAAGGTGGATCAATTGATGCCATAACAGGTGCGACAATTTCTTCCCAGGCTGTAATCGATGCGATACAGTATAAAGTAGATGAAATTCAGAAAATGGAGAAATAG